From the genome of Lotus japonicus ecotype B-129 chromosome 6, LjGifu_v1.2, one region includes:
- the LOC130723489 gene encoding monothiol glutaredoxin-S10 produces the protein MDRVSKLASQKAVVIFSKSSCGMSHAIKRLFYEQGVGPAIYELDEELRGKEMEWALMRLGCNPSVPAVFIGGKFVGSANTVMTLHLSGSLKRMLRDAGALWL, from the coding sequence ATGGATCGTGTGTCCAAATTGGCGTCACAGAAGGCGGTGGTGATATTCAGCAAGAGCTCATGCGGGATGAGCCATGCAATTAAGAGGTTGTTTTACGAGCAAGGCGTGGGCCCTGCAATCTATGAGCTTGATGAggagttgagagggaaagaaatGGAGTGGGCTCTTATGAGACTAGGGTGCAACCCTTCTGTTCCTGCTGTGTTCATTGGTGGAAAGTTTGTGGGTTCAGCCAACACGGTTATGACCCTTCACTTGAGTGGCTCGCTGAAGAGAATGCTAAGAGATGCTGGTGCTCTCTGGCTCTAA